One genomic segment of Nonomuraea coxensis DSM 45129 includes these proteins:
- a CDS encoding type I polyketide synthase has product MGTEEKLRSYLKRVTVELAQTRQRLADVEERRHEPVAVIGMACRYPGGESVEEFWDLLRRGGTAVREVPAARWDIDAYYDPRPGVPGGIYTRYGAFLDDVTGWDAAFFGLSPREALRMDPHQRLLLELAWEGLESAGLSPGRVAGSRTGVMVGFMDTLQYGRLQMEHQGPHAVSDPYLGQGAIPSVAAGRIAYQLDLTGPTVTVDTACSSSLIAIHLAAESLRRGECDLALAGGASLTLHPTTFQQACAGLMMCADGRCKTFDEQADGYVMGEGGGLLVLEPLSRALANGRRVRAVLRGSAVNQDGRSNGLTAPSRRAQNDVITRALAAARVSPDEIGYVEAHGSGTHLGDAIELSALHDVFGGRPAEHPLRVGAVKTNIGHTQAAAGVAGVIKTILILENGLIPPSLNLSTPAAAIPEDGTVRPVTAATPLDGVAFAGVSSFGLSGTNAHLVLQSAVPPAAPADAATVAGPYVLPVSAAAPAALREQAGRLADWLDAHPGTAPGDLAHTLQTGRAELDHRRALICAGTGDAVRRLRALAGEGGGHHVKGTPRVAFLLPGVGDQYAGLGAELYATEPVYAEAVDHCADLVRQRTGVDLRPCFAPTAAPAGSSGDLAALLGRAPAGPDPGDDPLSHAAVAHPFLFTAEYALARLLRHWGVAPDLLIGYSLGEYVAATLAGVFSLEDALHVVIERAHLIGAVPAGRMVAAAAPEERIRAALAAAGVEVDVAALNGPAMTVLSGLPAEIEAATALLTADGVACRPLRSAHAFHSSLLQPAREKLAAVLETVRRNPPAVTVVSNLTGRPLTAEQATSTSYWADQLVSTVRFADGVRYCLDQDVTAFVELGPGQTLGGLVRQNLAGGEPAAVLGTLAPYWTAGARAREDRAGLLATCAALWELGADVVWERTRPAGGRVLTLPTYPFQRTRFWPDPDPALFTPPLTPHPSAAPTGPTSPQPSARPARAEPVVAEPAAARAGDTEPGDAGAEEAEPGDFAFVPVWRRDPTCGGTPPAALALPGPLVVFADPAGVGSALADLAAASGTPVVEVRAAAVPEPAREGRRLAVDPAVPGHYAEVFAALPPGPVHVAHLWSLAAPAALPAGDDDLRQAVGHGFDSLMLAVQALGDRPARLLTVSRGATEILGGDVPAPHQALAHGLGRAARHEYAALTWTGVDLDPETDLAAAVTPAAAASAAAQLAWELTRPPQEDAVNPDAPDPLSGWRRGRRWERAWTELPVQQPAAPVWRPDGAYLITGGTRGLGMALARHLARAGVRRLALLARTPLPQDAAADDETTARTRRDVAELAAAGVEVLLLAADAGVPDELRAALRRAREHFGRLTGVVHAAGLPAGGMLRRRTPAEARRVLAPKVLAMGPLAELAGPATLPADRPELLVLYSSAVTAYGGVGEADYCAANTLLDAYGQALAAAAPSTRVVSVAWGPWRHDVWQSEGLKATGGGLADRVAGYRARYGFPDDAGCALLDRLAAAGHGSVMAVRQPLREVLRAWSAMLDLDDLVGAAVVPQGRRFPRPQLRTDYAAPRTGAETELADLWGAYLGIDEVGVHDPFFDLGGNSLLGMAMVLALEKQLGRPVAPALLFEHPTVAEFAAALHGGADQADALTTSSARGQRRRRARSSNRK; this is encoded by the coding sequence ATGGGGACCGAGGAAAAGCTCCGCTCCTACCTCAAGCGCGTGACCGTCGAACTGGCCCAGACCCGCCAGCGGCTCGCCGACGTGGAGGAACGCCGCCACGAGCCCGTCGCCGTCATCGGCATGGCCTGCCGCTACCCGGGCGGCGAGTCCGTCGAGGAGTTCTGGGACCTGCTGCGGCGCGGCGGCACGGCGGTGCGCGAGGTGCCGGCCGCGCGGTGGGACATCGACGCCTACTACGACCCGCGGCCCGGCGTGCCCGGCGGTATCTACACCCGGTACGGGGCCTTCCTGGACGACGTCACCGGCTGGGACGCCGCCTTCTTCGGCCTGTCGCCCCGCGAGGCGCTGCGCATGGACCCGCACCAGCGCCTCCTGCTGGAGCTGGCCTGGGAGGGCCTGGAGAGCGCCGGGCTGTCGCCGGGCCGGGTGGCGGGCAGCCGTACCGGCGTCATGGTCGGCTTCATGGACACCCTCCAGTACGGCCGCCTCCAGATGGAGCACCAGGGCCCGCACGCCGTCTCCGACCCCTACCTCGGCCAGGGCGCCATCCCCAGCGTCGCCGCCGGCCGCATCGCCTACCAGCTCGACCTGACCGGCCCCACCGTCACGGTCGACACGGCCTGCTCCTCGTCCCTGATCGCGATCCACCTCGCCGCCGAGAGCCTGCGCCGGGGTGAGTGCGACCTCGCCCTCGCCGGCGGGGCGTCGCTCACCCTGCACCCCACCACGTTCCAGCAGGCGTGCGCGGGGCTGATGATGTGCGCCGATGGGCGGTGCAAGACGTTCGACGAGCAGGCCGACGGCTACGTCATGGGGGAGGGCGGCGGCCTGCTCGTGCTGGAGCCGCTGTCCAGGGCGCTGGCCAACGGCCGCCGCGTCCGGGCCGTGCTGCGCGGCTCCGCCGTCAACCAGGACGGCCGCAGCAACGGCCTGACCGCGCCCAGCCGGCGCGCCCAGAACGACGTCATCACCCGCGCCCTCGCCGCGGCCCGCGTCTCCCCGGACGAGATCGGGTACGTCGAGGCGCACGGCTCCGGCACCCACCTCGGGGACGCCATCGAACTGTCCGCCCTGCACGACGTCTTCGGCGGCCGGCCCGCCGAGCATCCCCTGCGGGTGGGCGCGGTCAAGACCAACATCGGGCACACCCAGGCCGCCGCCGGGGTCGCGGGCGTCATCAAGACCATCCTCATCCTGGAGAACGGGCTCATCCCGCCCAGCCTCAACCTGTCCACGCCGGCCGCCGCCATCCCCGAGGACGGCACCGTACGGCCCGTCACGGCCGCCACGCCGCTGGACGGCGTCGCCTTCGCCGGGGTCAGCTCCTTCGGCCTGTCCGGCACCAACGCCCACCTCGTCCTCCAGTCCGCCGTCCCACCCGCCGCCCCGGCCGATGCGGCCACGGTCGCGGGGCCGTACGTGCTGCCGGTGTCGGCCGCCGCGCCCGCCGCGCTGCGCGAGCAGGCCGGGCGGCTCGCCGACTGGCTGGACGCGCACCCGGGCACCGCGCCCGGCGACCTCGCGCACACCCTCCAGACCGGCCGCGCCGAGCTCGACCACCGCCGCGCCCTGATCTGCGCCGGCACCGGCGACGCCGTACGGCGGCTGCGCGCGCTCGCAGGGGAGGGCGGCGGGCACCACGTCAAGGGCACGCCCCGCGTCGCGTTCCTGCTCCCCGGCGTCGGCGACCAGTACGCGGGCCTCGGCGCCGAGCTGTACGCCACGGAACCCGTCTACGCCGAGGCCGTCGACCACTGCGCCGACCTCGTACGTCAGCGCACCGGCGTGGACCTGCGCCCCTGCTTCGCCCCCACCGCCGCCCCGGCCGGCTCCTCCGGTGACCTCGCCGCCCTCCTCGGCCGGGCCCCCGCCGGACCGGACCCCGGCGACGACCCGCTGAGCCACGCCGCCGTGGCCCACCCCTTCCTCTTCACCGCCGAGTACGCCCTGGCCCGCCTCCTCCGCCACTGGGGCGTCGCCCCCGACCTGCTCATCGGCTACAGCCTCGGCGAGTACGTCGCCGCCACCCTGGCCGGCGTCTTCAGCCTGGAGGACGCCCTGCACGTCGTCATCGAGCGCGCCCACCTCATCGGCGCGGTCCCCGCCGGCCGCATGGTCGCCGCCGCCGCGCCCGAGGAGCGCATCCGCGCCGCCCTCGCCGCGGCCGGCGTCGAGGTGGACGTCGCCGCGCTCAACGGCCCCGCCATGACCGTGCTGAGCGGGCTGCCCGCCGAGATCGAGGCCGCGACCGCCCTGCTCACGGCGGACGGCGTCGCCTGCCGGCCGCTGCGCTCCGCGCACGCCTTCCACTCCTCGCTGCTGCAACCGGCCAGGGAGAAGCTGGCCGCCGTGCTGGAGACCGTCCGGCGGAACCCGCCCGCCGTCACCGTCGTCTCCAACCTCACCGGGCGGCCGCTCACCGCCGAACAGGCCACCAGTACGTCGTACTGGGCCGACCAGCTCGTCAGCACGGTCCGGTTCGCCGACGGCGTCCGGTACTGCCTGGACCAGGACGTGACCGCGTTCGTCGAGCTGGGGCCGGGGCAGACCCTGGGCGGGCTGGTCCGCCAGAACCTGGCGGGCGGCGAACCGGCCGCCGTCCTCGGGACGCTGGCGCCGTACTGGACGGCGGGGGCGCGGGCCCGCGAGGACCGCGCCGGCCTGCTCGCCACCTGCGCCGCCCTCTGGGAGCTGGGGGCCGACGTCGTCTGGGAGCGCACCCGGCCGGCGGGCGGGCGCGTCCTCACCCTGCCGACCTACCCCTTCCAACGCACCCGCTTCTGGCCAGATCCCGACCCGGCCCTCTTCACCCCGCCCCTGACCCCCCACCCTTCCGCCGCCCCGACGGGGCCCACCTCCCCCCAGCCCTCGGCCCGGCCGGCACGCGCCGAGCCCGTGGTCGCCGAGCCCGCCGCCGCCCGTGCGGGGGACACCGAGCCGGGGGACGCCGGGGCGGAGGAGGCCGAGCCGGGGGACTTCGCGTTCGTGCCTGTGTGGCGGCGGGATCCCACCTGCGGGGGCACGCCGCCCGCGGCCCTCGCCCTGCCGGGGCCGCTCGTCGTCTTCGCCGACCCCGCGGGGGTCGGGTCCGCGCTCGCCGACCTCGCCGCCGCCTCCGGCACCCCCGTCGTCGAAGTGAGGGCGGCGGCGGTGCCTGAGCCGGCGCGCGAGGGCCGCCGCCTGGCCGTCGACCCGGCCGTGCCCGGCCACTACGCGGAGGTGTTCGCCGCGCTGCCGCCCGGCCCGGTGCACGTCGCCCACCTGTGGAGCCTGGCCGCCCCGGCCGCGCTGCCTGCCGGCGACGACGACTTACGGCAGGCCGTCGGCCACGGCTTCGACAGCCTCATGCTCGCCGTCCAGGCCCTCGGGGACCGCCCCGCCCGGCTGCTGACCGTCAGCCGCGGCGCGACGGAGATCCTCGGCGGCGACGTCCCCGCCCCCCATCAGGCGCTGGCGCACGGCCTCGGCCGCGCCGCCCGCCACGAGTACGCCGCCCTCACCTGGACCGGCGTCGATTTGGACCCGGAAACCGACCTCGCCGCCGCTGTCACGCCCGCCGCCGCTGCGTCCGCCGCCGCCCAGCTCGCCTGGGAGCTGACTCGCCCCCCGCAGGAGGACGCCGTCAACCCCGACGCGCCCGACCCGCTGTCCGGCTGGCGTCGTGGCCGCCGCTGGGAACGCGCCTGGACCGAGCTCCCCGTGCAACAGCCCGCGGCGCCCGTGTGGCGTCCCGACGGCGCGTACCTGATCACCGGCGGCACCCGCGGCCTCGGCATGGCCCTGGCCCGGCACCTGGCCCGCGCGGGCGTCCGCCGTCTCGCCCTCCTCGCCCGCACCCCCCTCCCGCAGGACGCCGCCGCGGACGACGAGACCACCGCGCGGACCCGGCGCGACGTGGCCGAGCTGGCGGCGGCCGGCGTCGAGGTGCTGCTGCTCGCCGCCGACGCCGGCGTGCCGGACGAGCTGCGCGCGGCCCTGCGCCGCGCCCGCGAGCACTTCGGCCGCCTCACCGGCGTCGTCCACGCCGCCGGCCTCCCGGCCGGCGGGATGCTCCGCCGCCGCACCCCGGCCGAGGCCCGCCGCGTGCTCGCCCCCAAGGTGCTCGCCATGGGCCCCCTCGCCGAGCTGGCCGGCCCGGCCACCCTGCCCGCCGACCGCCCCGAGCTGCTGGTCCTCTACTCCTCGGCCGTCACCGCGTACGGCGGCGTCGGCGAGGCCGACTACTGCGCGGCCAACACCCTGCTCGACGCCTACGGCCAGGCCCTGGCCGCCGCGGCCCCGTCCACCCGCGTCGTGTCCGTCGCCTGGGGCCCGTGGCGGCACGACGTCTGGCAGTCCGAAGGGCTCAAGGCGACCGGCGGCGGCCTGGCCGACCGGGTGGCCGGCTACCGCGCCCGCTACGGCTTCCCCGACGACGCCGGCTGCGCGCTGCTCGACCGCCTCGCCGCCGCCGGGCACGGCAGTGTCATGGCCGTACGCCAGCCGCTGCGCGAGGTGCTGCGCGCCTGGTCGGCCATGCTCGACCTGGACGACCTCGTCGGAGCCGCCGTCGTCCCGCAGGGCCGCCGCTTCCCCCGCCCGCAGCTCCGCACCGACTACGCCGCCCCCCGCACCGGCGCCGAGACCGAGCTCGCCGACCTGTGGGGCGCCTACCTCGGCATCGACGAGGTGGGCGTGCACGACCCGTTCTTCGACCTCGGCGGCAACTCCCTGCTCGGCATGGCCATGGTGCTCGCCCTGGAGAAGCAGCTCGGCCGCCCGGTCGCGCCCGCGCTGCTGTTCGAGCATCCGACCGTGGCCGAGTTCGCGGCGGCCCTGCACGGCGGCGCGGACCAGGCGGACGCGCTCACCACCAGTTCGGCACGGGGGCAGCGGCGGCGCCGGGCCCGTTCCAGCAACCGCAAATGA
- a CDS encoding type I polyketide synthase — translation MRTEDKLRDYLRRATVELSETRRRLAEEEGRRHEPVAIVGMACRFPGGVGSPEDLWELVTAGVDAIGEFPEDRGWDVEDLYDPDPGAAGKSYTRHGGFLHDAADFDAAFFGVSPRNALATDPQHRLFLQTCWEALERAEIEPGTLRGSRTGVYAGNMYDYYSTRFLAGAPESVEGTLFTSSAPSVMSGRVSYTLGLEGPSLTVDTACSSSLVALHLAVQALRRGECPLALAGGVTVMSSPVPFVEFSRQRALAPDGRCKSFSASADGAAWAEGVGVLVLERLSDARRNNRRILAVVRGTAVNQDGASNGMTAPSGPAQERVIRQALADALLDTRDVDVVEAHGTGTTLGDPIEAQALLATYGRGRPADRPLWLGSVKSNLGHTQAAAGVAGVIKMVMALRHGVLPRTLHVTEPTPHVDWSAGGVRLLTESVELAGRARAGVSSFGVSGTNAHVIVESAPEVEVEAVVGEPLVSDGPVLVWVVSGRSGPALRAQAARLREYAASVAEEELAGAGRALARRARFPHRAVVVAAGREELLAALDAVAEGRAHACVISGVAPGVGSAVLVFPGQGSQWAGMAVELAGSCAVFAAALERCDRVLVPLTGWSAGGVLRGEAGAPELVGSAVVQPVLWAVMVSLAEVWAAAGVVPQVVVGQSQGEIAAACVAGALSLEDAARVVVVRSRALERVAGSGGMAALDVPASRAEELLASGWGGRLWVAVESGPSGCVVAGDAAALEELAALAEAASPNGTASPNGTASLAGAAAPSGTAGLAGVRVRRIAVDYASHTPHMRALEGELEAALERVGSGPGRVGFCSSVTGGLVAGEELSGRYWVENLCRRVRFDAAVRVAAGSVRWPVFVEVSPHPVLVGDVGEICGDAGVAAGVCGSLRRGEGGPARLLVSLAQAWVQGAPVEWAAVLGGGPRPRTQPPTYAFQNSRFWLGDGIASGGRPRGEGLDGSRHPLLDTVVSTADDRYVLTGRLARRTAPWLADHAVRGGVLLPGAAFADLALEAAAHAGCDRLDELVIETPLYLSGGTVTLQVTVGPPEAGRRPVEIFSRPADGDAWQRHASGVLAEDPSPAAPYAWAAAWPPPGATLIDLADGYGRLAGQGYEYGPAFQGLRALWRSGDDLYAEVATPDGLDVTGFGIHPALLDAAFHPLVLARGDDELRLPFAFTGVRLYAAQADALRVRLSAAGQDATVEAADSSGAPVLAIEALRTRATAAPAAVPVPYGVDWTETALPPAAGPEPVVITCVSDDPDPAAAARDLTARVLDAIAIHPDDGPLAFVTRPGDPAGAAVRGLVGAAHAEQPGRFTLVETEDGDTAWGRLAATGEPWIRVRDGRYWVPRLTRRDPAPTTPESAPHGTVLVTGGTGGLGALVARHLVERHGVRDLILLSRSGPGAPGAAELTAELEKLGAHVTVTACDVADREALRAVLDAAPGLSGVVHAAGVLDDALVQDLTPDRIASVLAPKADAAWHLHELTSDRPLSMFVLFSSVAGVLGNAGQGNYAAANAFLDALAEHRHALGLPAVSVAWGLWDTASAMTGTLGQADLARLARAGIAPLTADQGLALFDAALTTPDPLMVAARWNTAGLRSRAANGDLPPLLKGLVRVPRQMATPGAAAQAGLAGRLAALPRKEALRVLTETVQAHVAAVLAHVSADSVDVDRPFNELGFDSLTAVELRNRLNADTGLRLPATLVFDHPTVTSLAAHLSETLTPPDTPPRTPAPPEDGLRAALDHLDQVLEHANGEAAAIRERVVPLLQNALVKLGSALATAGGVLDKIDSASDEEIFALIDNEL, via the coding sequence ATGCGTACCGAGGACAAGCTGCGCGACTACCTCAGGCGGGCCACGGTGGAGCTGTCGGAGACCCGGCGGCGCCTGGCCGAGGAGGAGGGCCGCCGGCACGAGCCGGTGGCGATCGTCGGCATGGCCTGCCGCTTCCCCGGCGGCGTGGGCTCGCCGGAGGACCTGTGGGAGCTGGTCACCGCCGGCGTGGACGCCATCGGCGAGTTCCCGGAGGACCGGGGCTGGGACGTCGAGGACCTCTACGACCCGGACCCCGGGGCGGCCGGCAAGTCGTACACCCGGCACGGCGGCTTCCTCCACGACGCGGCCGACTTCGACGCGGCCTTCTTCGGCGTCAGCCCGCGCAACGCCCTCGCCACCGACCCGCAGCACCGGCTGTTCCTGCAGACCTGCTGGGAGGCCCTGGAACGGGCCGAGATCGAGCCGGGCACGCTCCGGGGCAGCCGCACCGGCGTCTACGCGGGCAACATGTACGACTACTACTCCACCCGCTTCCTCGCCGGCGCGCCCGAGTCCGTCGAGGGCACCCTGTTCACCTCCAGCGCGCCCAGCGTGATGTCCGGGCGCGTCTCGTACACGCTCGGCCTGGAAGGGCCGTCGCTGACGGTGGACACGGCGTGCTCGTCGTCGCTGGTCGCGCTGCACCTCGCCGTGCAGGCGCTGCGGCGCGGCGAGTGCCCGCTCGCGCTGGCCGGGGGCGTGACGGTCATGTCGTCGCCGGTGCCGTTCGTGGAGTTCTCCCGGCAGCGCGCCCTCGCACCGGACGGACGGTGCAAGTCGTTCTCGGCCTCGGCCGACGGGGCCGCGTGGGCAGAAGGCGTCGGCGTGCTCGTCCTGGAACGCCTGTCCGACGCGCGCCGCAACAACCGGCGCATCCTCGCCGTCGTGCGCGGCACGGCCGTCAACCAGGACGGGGCCAGCAACGGCATGACCGCGCCCAGCGGCCCCGCCCAGGAGCGCGTGATCCGGCAGGCGCTGGCCGACGCCCTCCTCGACACCCGCGACGTCGACGTGGTCGAGGCGCACGGCACCGGCACCACCCTCGGCGACCCCATCGAGGCCCAGGCCCTGCTCGCCACCTATGGGCGCGGACGTCCCGCCGACCGGCCGCTGTGGCTGGGCTCGGTCAAGTCGAACCTCGGGCATACGCAGGCGGCTGCCGGGGTGGCGGGTGTGATCAAGATGGTGATGGCGTTGCGGCACGGTGTGCTGCCGAGGACGTTGCACGTCACGGAGCCGACGCCGCATGTGGACTGGTCGGCGGGTGGGGTGCGGTTGCTGACCGAGTCTGTGGAGCTGGCGGGGCGGGCGCGTGCGGGGGTGTCGAGTTTCGGGGTGAGTGGCACGAACGCGCACGTGATCGTGGAGAGCGCTCCGGAGGTCGAGGTCGAGGCGGTTGTGGGGGAGCCGCTGGTCTCGGACGGGCCGGTGCTGGTGTGGGTGGTGTCGGGCAGGAGCGGGCCGGCGTTGCGGGCGCAGGCGGCGCGGTTGCGCGAGTACGCGGCGTCGGTGGCGGAGGAGGAACTGGCCGGGGCCGGGCGTGCGCTGGCCCGCCGGGCGCGGTTCCCGCATCGCGCGGTGGTGGTCGCCGCCGGTCGGGAGGAGCTGCTGGCCGCTCTGGACGCGGTCGCCGAGGGGCGGGCGCACGCCTGCGTGATCAGCGGCGTCGCGCCGGGGGTGGGGAGCGCCGTGCTGGTGTTTCCGGGTCAGGGGTCGCAGTGGGCGGGGATGGCGGTCGAGCTGGCGGGGTCGTGTGCGGTGTTCGCGGCGGCGTTGGAGCGGTGTGATCGGGTGCTGGTGCCGTTGACGGGGTGGTCGGCGGGTGGGGTGTTGCGTGGTGAGGCGGGGGCGCCGGAGTTGGTGGGTTCGGCGGTGGTGCAGCCGGTGTTGTGGGCGGTGATGGTGTCGTTGGCGGAGGTGTGGGCTGCGGCTGGGGTGGTGCCGCAGGTGGTGGTGGGTCAGTCGCAGGGGGAGATCGCGGCGGCGTGTGTGGCGGGGGCGTTGTCGTTGGAGGACGCGGCTCGGGTGGTGGTGGTGCGGAGCCGGGCGTTGGAGCGGGTGGCGGGTTCTGGGGGGATGGCGGCGTTGGATGTGCCGGCGTCCCGCGCGGAGGAGTTGCTGGCTTCTGGGTGGGGGGGCCGGTTGTGGGTGGCGGTGGAGTCGGGTCCGTCGGGGTGTGTGGTGGCGGGGGACGCCGCCGCATTGGAGGAGCTGGCGGCGCTGGCCGAGGCCGCTTCCCCGAACGGGACCGCTTCCCCGAACGGGACCGCTTCTCTGGCGGGGGCCGCCGCGCCGAGCGGGACCGCTGGGCTGGCGGGGGTGCGGGTGCGGCGGATCGCGGTGGATTACGCCTCGCACACGCCGCACATGCGTGCTTTGGAGGGGGAGCTGGAGGCGGCTCTGGAGCGGGTGGGGTCGGGGCCTGGCCGGGTGGGGTTCTGTTCGTCGGTGACGGGTGGGCTGGTGGCGGGGGAGGAGTTGTCGGGCCGGTATTGGGTGGAGAACTTGTGCCGGCGGGTGCGGTTCGACGCGGCGGTGCGGGTGGCTGCGGGGTCGGTGCGGTGGCCGGTGTTCGTGGAGGTGAGTCCGCATCCGGTGTTGGTGGGGGATGTGGGGGAGATCTGCGGGGACGCCGGTGTGGCGGCGGGGGTGTGCGGGTCGCTGCGGCGGGGTGAGGGCGGTCCGGCGCGGTTGCTGGTGTCGCTGGCTCAGGCGTGGGTGCAGGGCGCGCCGGTGGAGTGGGCGGCCGTGCTGGGCGGTGGGCCGCGTCCGCGGACGCAGCCTCCGACGTACGCCTTCCAGAACAGCCGCTTCTGGCTCGGCGACGGGATCGCGAGCGGTGGCCGCCCGCGCGGCGAGGGCCTCGACGGCTCCCGCCATCCCCTGCTCGACACCGTGGTCTCCACCGCCGACGACCGGTACGTGCTCACCGGCCGGCTCGCCCGCAGGACGGCGCCCTGGCTGGCCGACCACGCCGTACGCGGCGGCGTCCTGCTGCCCGGGGCCGCCTTCGCCGACCTCGCGCTCGAAGCCGCCGCCCACGCGGGCTGCGACCGCCTGGACGAGCTGGTCATCGAGACCCCGCTGTACCTGTCCGGCGGCACGGTCACCCTCCAGGTCACCGTCGGCCCGCCCGAAGCCGGACGCCGCCCGGTCGAGATCTTCTCCCGCCCGGCGGATGGCGACGCCTGGCAGCGGCACGCCTCCGGCGTCCTCGCCGAGGACCCGTCGCCCGCCGCCCCGTACGCGTGGGCCGCCGCCTGGCCGCCCCCGGGCGCGACCCTGATCGACCTCGCCGACGGCTACGGCCGCCTCGCCGGGCAGGGCTACGAGTACGGCCCCGCCTTCCAGGGCCTGCGCGCTCTCTGGCGTTCGGGCGACGACCTGTACGCCGAGGTCGCCACGCCCGACGGCCTCGACGTGACCGGTTTCGGCATCCACCCGGCCCTCCTCGACGCCGCCTTCCACCCCCTGGTGCTCGCCCGCGGCGACGACGAGCTGCGCCTGCCGTTCGCCTTCACCGGCGTCCGGCTGTACGCGGCCCAGGCGGACGCCCTCCGCGTCCGGCTGTCCGCCGCCGGGCAGGACGCCACGGTCGAGGCCGCCGACAGCTCCGGCGCGCCCGTGCTCGCGATCGAGGCCCTGCGCACCCGGGCCACCGCCGCTCCGGCCGCCGTGCCGGTCCCGTACGGCGTGGACTGGACGGAGACCGCGCTCCCCCCGGCGGCGGGACCCGAGCCCGTCGTGATCACCTGCGTGAGCGACGACCCCGACCCGGCCGCCGCCGCCAGGGACCTGACCGCCCGCGTCCTGGACGCCATCGCCATCCATCCCGACGATGGGCCCCTCGCGTTCGTCACCCGGCCGGGCGACCCCGCCGGCGCGGCGGTGCGCGGCCTGGTGGGCGCGGCGCACGCGGAACAGCCGGGCAGGTTCACGCTGGTCGAGACCGAGGACGGCGACACCGCCTGGGGCCGGCTCGCCGCCACCGGCGAGCCGTGGATCCGGGTACGCGACGGCAGGTACTGGGTGCCCCGCCTGACCCGCCGCGACCCCGCCCCCACCACGCCGGAAAGCGCTCCGCACGGCACGGTGCTGGTCACCGGCGGCACCGGCGGTCTCGGCGCGCTGGTGGCCCGGCATCTGGTGGAACGGCACGGCGTGCGGGACCTGATCCTGCTGTCCCGCAGCGGGCCCGGCGCTCCCGGCGCGGCCGAGCTGACCGCCGAGCTGGAGAAGCTGGGCGCGCATGTCACCGTCACCGCCTGCGACGTCGCCGACCGTGAGGCCCTGCGCGCCGTCCTGGACGCGGCCCCCGGCCTGTCCGGCGTCGTCCACGCCGCCGGAGTCCTGGACGACGCCCTGGTACAGGACCTCACCCCCGACCGGATCGCGTCCGTCCTGGCCCCCAAGGCCGACGCCGCCTGGCACCTGCACGAGCTGACCTCCGACCGGCCGCTGTCGATGTTCGTGCTGTTCTCCTCGGTGGCGGGCGTGCTGGGCAACGCGGGCCAGGGCAACTACGCCGCCGCGAACGCCTTCCTCGACGCCCTCGCCGAACACCGCCACGCCCTCGGCCTGCCCGCCGTCTCCGTCGCCTGGGGCCTGTGGGACACCGCCTCCGCCATGACCGGCACCCTCGGCCAGGCAGACCTCGCCCGCCTGGCCCGCGCCGGCATCGCCCCGCTCACCGCCGACCAGGGCCTGGCCCTCTTCGACGCCGCACTCACCACCCCCGACCCGCTCATGGTCGCCGCCCGATGGAACACGGCCGGACTGCGCTCGCGGGCGGCGAACGGTGACCTGCCGCCTCTGCTCAAGGGCCTGGTCCGCGTGCCCCGCCAGATGGCGACCCCCGGAGCCGCCGCCCAGGCCGGGCTCGCCGGGCGCCTGGCCGCCCTGCCGCGGAAGGAGGCGCTGCGGGTGCTCACCGAGACCGTCCAGGCCCACGTCGCCGCCGTGCTCGCGCACGTCAGCGCCGACAGCGTCGACGTGGACCGCCCTTTCAACGAGCTCGGCTTCGACTCACTCACCGCCGTCGAGCTGCGCAACCGGCTCAACGCCGACACCGGGCTGCGGCTGCCCGCCACGCTCGTCTTCGACCACCCCACCGTCACCTCGCTCGCCGCGCACCTGTCGGAGACGCTGACCCCGCCCGACACCCCGCCCAGGACGCCGGCGCCGCCGGAGGACGGGCTCCGCGCCGCCCTCGACCACCTCGACCAGGTGCTCGAACACGCCAACGGGGAGGCCGCCGCCATCCGCGAGCGGGTCGTCCCCCTCCTGCAGAACGCGCTCGTCAAGCTCGGCTCGGCCCTGGCGACCGCCGGAGGCGTGCTGGACAAGATCGACTCCGCCTCGGACGAGGAGATCTTCGCCCTCATCGACAACGAACTGTGA